AAtattaaatattaaaaaaaaaaacctggctaAATAAAAAGAAATTTTTGTTGAAattaatttattaattatttattcaggaacataaatatatgtttaaattctgcagcagcaccgaGCTGCCTGGGGATGTGCCTGgcattaaatcagctttactgaAGAGGTATATCAGCCGATGTCTAtatgtaaaaattaaaaaaaatcagccGAGGAGTATGTCAGTCTACTCCTGTACTCTggatttaattaaaaataaagcCTCAGAAAAGCAGacctaaaaataaaacaacatatgCTGCGCATTTAAACTGTTCATTCAGCCTTATTGATAAACCTTTACACCGGCATCATATTAACACTTCAAACTATCTGAAATGTCCCTTTAACCTCGTGAAACACATGCAAAGACAGGAGCAAACGCTGGGATGGTGCATCGTTTTTAAAGCTTTATTTAAtcttaaattttgaaaaacatgctTTCAATCAGCTATGACCTCTGTGAGAGCTAAATCGTTGGGTCTGGGTGTTGTAATGATTACATCATGTTGTCATGGTAAAGAGGCAAATGTTCGAAAGACAAGAGTGACTTGTCTGTACTCACATCTGGCACCGTGGACTCTGATCCTCCTGGGAAAGAAACATCCAGTCAGTACCTGAGGTATGCACAAGAAGAACTCCACACGTTTGCCCCAGAGCTACAGACTATATAAACATTAACGTAACCTCAAGTCAGTTGATGAatcatttttttaattaagtGTCAAATCGTAACAGTAACTGATGTTTTCTGCAAGCTTCATGACAAAACTTCCTTCAGGAGTTATTGATTCTCTCCATACTAGATTATAAACATGTTGACATTTACGGCCGATGTAATCCCAATCCCTCTTAGAGGGGAATCCACACATTTGATTGTGAAAACAAGATTGAGCTGAAATCAGACGCATGCATGCAGTAATGACACGAGCATGGAGCAGCCAGTCTGAAACAGGGGCTCTGGTGCATCCACCCCCAGGTAAGCCTTTAGCTTCAGCAAAGAGAAAAGTGTGTCAAGCTTCATTCAATATCACCGCAAAAGCAGGAGGATTCAGACGCTTTGCTTTTGCAGCTGGTAAACTGGAATAATGTCACTCTGCGTCAgaccagatttttttttaaatgtttgttttcagaTAACTAGATTGATTTAGATTCGGCAGCATGTCAGAATCCCAGGTTTTACCAGAGGTGAGAAGGTCACTGCGAACATAACCCCGTTTACCACAGAGGAAGACCAGTGCACTGACACTGGACCCTGAGTCGCCTGAGGGAGGGAAGGGGGACATCACATGGGTCAAGCTTCACCACTTAGGCTTTTGAGAATTGAACAGTGCTTTTTCTACACTGCAATATTATGTTGaaattagttgtgtgtgtgtgtgtgtgtgtgtgtgtgtgtgtgtgtgtgtgtgtgtgtgtgtgtgtgtgtgtgtgtgtgtgtgtgtatggtcatGTATGAATGATGTGCacaatatatgcatatatatcaaATGTAATGACTGTATGAGATgcgaccccaggaagaatagcggctgtatgtcagcagctaatggggatcttaataaacaaacaaacaaaccaccagAACCGAACAAGACAAAAAACAAAGACAAATGGACCTAGAGAGGAATTCTGACAACTTGCAACCAACTGAATGGAACACAAAGCTGTAAATAACAAGGAAACATGCAGCTCCTACTGAGAAACACAGAAAAGAGCACATAGAAACCAGCCACCAGAGTACACACAAGTCAGAGCCACCCACAACCCATCACtctttcttttttaccttgctcAAAAAACTCTGACCTCCGTTTTAAGTTTTTCAAAGACATTGGTTCTGATTCTACATGAGAAAATGGAAAAACAAGATCAAATAAGACAAGAGAAAGGATTCTTTTATCACCACATCAACATAAGTAACAGCAACAGTCACCTCTATGCTTACTACCATCAGGAGGATTCATTTCTTACATACCTTGTGTCCCAGTCAACAAACTGACCAGAAATAATCTGACCTTTCTGTCTGCTCTTTACCTTTGTTCCTCATGGTCACTGATTCCTCTTGGAGATTGCCATTAACTCTGTTTGAAGCCACATCCTGCAGAGAAACGTCACAGGGTGTAAACTCATTAAACAGTCCTCTAACCAGTGATAATACTGGAACAATAATAAAAAGGACCTTACCACCAGTAGAGGAGTGGGAGCATCCTTGGCTGGTCCAGTTTCTGTGAAACTGAGTGAGGTGAAGTCCAGGCTGGAACTGACGGTCTTCGTTTCAGGGGTACCTAGAAGTATCGGATGATCCGTACTGGTCAGATTGATggtcttatggcttttaaatggcagggAAGGCTGATCTCTGTCCCAGTCTGCATGCAGTCAATGCAACAGGcaacaacagaaaaaaaagatTGTGCAATTGCACATAAATGCATGTTTTGTGAATGTTTATGTCAGCCCCAATACTTCCACACACTAAGCAAGGGGTGGGGGTGCCAAGGTGTTATTGTAGAGAGCAGCAGGGGTGACAGAGAAACCTTCCCCAGCCATGCAGCCCGTTAAAAGCTTCGTAAACCCAAAACCTCTAGACCTTCCTAAGCTGTTAAGGAGTCCAGATAAGCCCCGACTGTGCCTTCACTTTCTAAGGAAACACTGAACAACATGGACCTGAGCAGGTTAGCTCTCCAAGAAATGAAAAATAAGGTAAAACCAGCAAATTTAAAAAATGACcagtgaaaacaaaaagaaagcacAAGAGGAAATcaatcccccctccccccccacccccatatgcgcgcacgcgcacacacacacagagagacagagacagagagagagagagagagggacagagacagagacagagagagagagagacagagagagagagagacagagagagagagagagacagagagagagagagagagagagagagacagagacagagacagagacagagaaagagagagacagagacagagagagacagagagagagagagagacagagacagagagagagagagagagagagacagagacagagacagagagagagagagacagagacagagacagagacagagacagagagagagagagaggtcagAACAACACCGGTCATCCCCTTGCCAGGCCAGTAAGGACAAATCCATCACTCAGCTGTCATGAGATCATTCATGGATGACTTCACAATAGTTTACGGACCAATTTAGGATGCCACAACTGTTTAGTAATGCACAGAGCTTAAGCAGCATTGTCAGTGCAGGAATGTTACCCTTAAACATTTCATTCACTTTCAATAAACACACAGGTATGCAgcagcgcgcgcgcgcacacacacacacacacacacacacacacacacacacacacacacacacacacacacacacacacacacacacacacacacacacacacacacacacacggtgtacAGATGACTCACTGTTCTGGCCATGACGCCGGACATCCATGACCAGGCTGCCCTCCTGCAAAGCCTCCTCCATGCAGGACTTCCAGGCTGTGTAGCTCATTTCTGCCACCTTGTGCCCGTTCACCATTAGCACCTCATCCCCCACCTGAAGCTGGCACATCTCAGCCGGGCTACCTTAAAAGAACATAAAGGTCAGGGGTCAGCAAAGGAGCATTTACTCACATTACCGTCAgaacttttgtattttctaattaaaTAGAAAAATAAGAAAATGTAATTATTTCTGCAATATTTGATGGcttctttgatattttttctcCCAGTTCATcttgtttgttttcatgtttaatgttttctgttcagcattatattttagagactcgcTTAAGTAAGGCAGCTGACCATGATGGCCTACTTACAGAATTTGTGATAAATTAGCATCGTTTGCTTTCACAAAAGCATAAAACTACATGAAACCTGGATAAAATTTCATGCAAATGACTAAAACACAGCCGTGTGAAGCTGGTATGAGACATTATCAGTATTACTAAAACACACAGCCTTGTGTGTGGTGCAGTAGGAGAATCTCAGTAGGAGAGGCTCAGGCCCAGCAGATCTGACCCAGATTGATGCTGTCCTACATAGGTCTGGCATCATCACTGCAACGGACTCGAAAGCCTGCTGACAACCAACAAGCTGCATTTAAATGGGAGATAAACCAGATCCAGAGTACTGGTCATCAATATCACCCTGCAGACCAAACGAATGCATGATCGTTGTTGACTCGCTTTAGTAAAATGCAAACATCTCTGCATGAGTTGAGTCTGAAGGTAAGTTGTGTTAGTACCTGGTTGAATGGAGGTGACCCGAGCGCCTGTTGAGTCCCAGGCTGCATGAAAACCAAAGTCTCTGCTGCTGTTGGGCTTCTGGTTGAGGCTAATACGCATGTCACAAAAGTTCTTCTAGGAACAAAACACAGGTGAGGAGAGCATGTGCTTCCATCCTGACGCTGGGACAAATAACTGAGCCCCAGACATGGCTGGACTCCTTCACAACCACTACAAAATACCTTGCTAGTTTCTTTGGCTGGAGCAGAGCTGACAGGAGCTTCAGTCTTCACGTCAGACGAAGCAGATGAGACGCTCGGATTTGAGGTGGAGCTTTCTGATTTGgtcttctcttcctcctcttcttcttcactgCTGTGTGCTGAGCTGGACAGAGCCTCGTCCTCAGAAGTCATGAACTGCTGATACCGGCTCGGTACCGAGGCCTTCTTAGAAACGTCTACATTTCCGTTGACACGCTTGCTGGTGTCATCCACCTGCAGAATGAACATCATGTGTCAAACAGCTTGTTGGAGGAACTTGAACAGTACTGGTGCTTCTCAACAACAAGGAGAAAATCTGGTGGATAAGAAATACCGCAGCTCTGACTCTACACTAAAAGAGGTTCCTGTCCTCTCGTGCTGCATTGCTGTAATAAATCACTGCAGTACTCACCGTGTAGGCTCTGGGAAGAGAGGCGATACGGGAGGACTGGCTCCCAAAGGGCCTCGGTGTGACAACCGAGGTTAGACGGGCGCCATTCGATATCTGGTAGCTCCTGGGGAGGGAGGCGGAAACCTGAGACACCCCAGGAGGTTTGGGCTCCATTGAGCTGAACTGTGGTGGTTTTTTCTGCAGAGAACCAGAGGAGGGGGCCTCCACCTTAGTCTGTGCGCCCAACAACAAAGGCTCGGGCTCAGGCTCCTCCTGCGTGGAGCTAGAAGAGGAGACGACACTTGTGGCCTCCTCTGTTTTGATGGCGTGTTCTTTGGCTTGACTCTTGTGTTCTGGTGCATCTGCTGGAGGGCTGGATTTGGTGACGGAGATGTGGTTGATAGGAGTGATGATGGTGGGGCTGCTGGCTGCAGGACTGTCCACAGCTTCTGCTTCCTGTGCAGTGGGAGGGGAGGCAGCTCTAAGAGTAGGCAGGGAGGCAGGAGGGGGTTCTTCAGCTCTCCGAGAGTACTCAGAGGAGTGGTAAGGAGTGTCAATAGTGGAGCTCCTAGGAAGGCGGTTTCTGGTGAATAAGGAAACAACAGGTGCATCAAATACTTCCTCGCTGTCACCTAAGAAAGAGAGCGATCCCAGACGGCTGCCGATGCTGCTCCttcctttattttctctgtggATTGAGACAAGAAATGAGGGCAAAATAAGTTGGGCTGCATCAGAGGCGGGTAACCCAAAAACTGAAGATGAATGAAGATGGCTGAAATCTGAACACAGAAAGAGATTCTTTTCCAACTACACATTCAAATAATACCATCTCCTCACCCACCCAATGATGGGGTTCTGTTTAAAAATGCACTAATTATCATACAAGCATTTTCTTTTATGACCTTAGCAAAGTTTTCCCCTCCGAGGGTACAAAATGTGCACAAGAGGGAAAAAGTCAGTATGCAGCATCAAAACCCCCATCATCCTCACAGCACCTGAGCCACCTGATCCAGGTGCGCTTCACCTCACCTCTCCTCTTGCACATCCTTGAAGGACTTGGACCCTCTGTCTGCGCCGTATGTAATCTGCTCAATCTTctctctttcttctttcttcttcactATATCAGAGTTCACACTCCGGCGTCTGTTTTTCCATTTGCTCAGGTCCTGCAAAGAAGAGTAAACCTCAGGTCACCTCATGCATCACATCTTAAACAGTTAAGCTAGATAAAGCAGACTGAGTGTCCTGCATCGCTAAGTGTGCAATTGAGGGGAGAGAAGTTAAGGAGAAAGCAAGACCGGGGGAGAAAGGGAGAGAGGACTACATTTGAAGGTGTTCTATTTGTGAGCCTTAAGCTCCTCCCTGTGCATTGGGGACTGAGTGACCTAAATgctgatttaaaactttttcttcTTGTAATGACATCAATCAGACACCTGCTAGGTATAACAACTAGTATATGCATCATGCATATGTGGAAATAAGTCATGCATTATTACTTACAGTCTTATTTAGGCAGATATTTAAGTGTTTAAGATGGACAAACTTTTATGTGAGATGACTTTATATGCagaaagcttttattttcttttaatcaGTTGCAGTTATTCTGCCCTTTGTCTGACATCCTCTTATTTAAGGACATGATTTCATCTGAACTTGAGCCAATTTAGGAAATTTGCACAAGACAGACAATAGCCAGAGGGCAGCACTGCACCAACTAGTTCCTGCATCTCTGTTTTCAATCTAGAGCGCTTCATTTTCTCCCTGCAGCCGTCTGCTGCACACATCTCATGCCTCACCTCACTTCAGCTGTATTTGTATTTCTGCATAGCCTTTTGTTTCTGTAAATAGTTCAGAAATCGGATAATACTCACATCCTGCCAGCGATCCTCACTGCGTTTAATCTGCTCACGATACTTCTGAAGCTCCTCAAAGCGATTCTGATGGAGAACTGGGGCATCCTCCAGGATATCGGATGTTGATTTACTCCTGAGAGAAGGAAAAATGTGAAacaagtgcaaaaaaaaaaaaaataaaaaatacgggTTTAATATTCAAAACCGCTTAGACGACAAATCTAGCAGGTGTTGGGAAACGTCACACAGGAGGGAAACGTTAAAAAGTCCAATATTATTGATGAAACCATTCCAGATAAGCATGCACCACATTAATAAGTTTATGTTATAACAAGTTAGTTTGTATACACAGCACACAGGTCAGCTGAAAAACATATATAATAGGTTAGTGACACGCTGCTGTTCTCCCTCCATGATCATGCAAAAGTCTCACTGATGgagaaaatctgctcattggacacGCTGCAATTTATGGCTACTGTATGAatcctttgggttttttttcCATCCCCCTGACCCTTGACCTTGGCCCAGTGCCACACAATAGTCAGTGTTGCGTGTCAGCTAGAGTGAGAACAGCAGAACAAAAGCAGGAGGCAGCAGGATGCGACTGGAAGGCCAGAACCAATGTCCACATTCCTGAGAGCCAGCATCAACTCACCCATCCATACTCTCCTGTGTTTGGAGCTCTCTATGGAACCGGAGACAATCACAGACAATAAAGTCACATTTCTGCTCTTTTTACCTTTTAATTCGACAACATAGCTCTGGTCTAGAGCTTGAGATCAATTACAGGCTTTTGTAACAGCTCCGTCACAGCCAGTGTACATGATTTGGCCTGTCGTCTTCTttaagcacgtgtgtgtgtgtgtgtgtgtgtgtggtacgctcacatagctGCATCCCATTTCTATACCTAGACATTTAGCTGGGGGAGGTGTGCAGGACCCTAAACAATGCTGCCTTTCTGGAAACtccaacatgtcgtcactggaaaCCTGACTTTACACATCTGGGAGTGAAGTAGCTCCAGATGAGCTTGACTCGGGTTAAATGGTTGCCTTGTGTCCGTTTTTAAACACTTTACTCGTGCACTGATCTCTATGGAGTCACGCTTATTTTCAGATCTGTGGGGAATTTCTGTAGTGTCTGACGTTGGCATGACAACTCGCTTCAGTCCGGACAAtaaaggtgttggacttggatcgTTCCTCCTGCTGAGGAGGTCAGATCTGACACTTCAGTGTGAAGTATTTTTTCTGAGGGAATAACAAAGACAGACTAATTTTATCCACTGCAAAGTCACCAAGTTGCTCATATTTGTATTTATtaagcagatttttttttcaaatttaaaaTCATACACAAACTCAGTTTTGCAGGAAAACAGCAAATCATTTGGTCTGTGCGCGGTTTATGTCCACAAATCCAACTACACAGAGGTTTATTGAACAATCGGATAGTTCAAACCATGCATATATGATGTAAGATACACCACCGATTACTCAGATTATGTAAAATTTCCCCACATTTCATTTTCTGGTTTATGAAACACCAAAGAGactatttccaaaaaaaaaaagaacttaagCAGGTGAAATTTCCAGCTCTAACTGTGAGGATTCAACATCAAACAGGGAATATTTTAATGGTACATAATAAAAGGAGAAGCTAACAGCTAAAAGCTAGCTCCTTCTACAACTTGAGAGCCGCTAGCCTCTCCAACATGAGCCTCTTCTTGTATCTTAAGCGGCTGGCTTCTCTGATGGCCTGCCACTTCTGCAGGTCCTCTTTGCTACAGGATGATGGTACCGATGGAGACATGCGAGCAGCTGAAGGTTGGCTCTGATCAGAAAAAACTCCAAGTTTCCGAATCAGCATGTCATCTGTTTTAGGACACGCCTCCTTCTTAGCCTGACTCTGGTTAGCCGTTGCGGTTTTCTGATTCAGAGGACTTGGGGGGCAGACAAGTCTGGCTTTGAGCGCGGGGGGGAGCGCCCACGGCTCTGGGACGTGCATGGGGGTGTAGTTGTCTGGAGCTCCTGATGGTGCACGTTGCTCTAAAGCTTGTTGAATTTTCTCTTTACGACAAACAACGTCGTCCTCCTCGATGTCTGGATAATCTATTTCCTCACTGACTCCATGGCGATGCTGCTGGGTGATGATGTTGAGCTGCGGCTCAGACGTGTAGAGCCGGCGTTTAGCACTCAGCTGAGTCTTCATCATAGCCAGGTCCGTGTTGGACTGAAATGACAAGGTTCTCCTGGCAAACATGTCGTCGTTCTCCAAGTCGGGGTGAAGACTTTCATAGTCAATGGGATCTGGAGGCTCTCTGGGGTCTTGGCGCCCCAGGAGGGGCCACTTTTCACATTTAACCAGTTTGGGACCTGAGCTGGGGTCCACAGGGGCAAACACCACCGCAGGGGTTTCTAGGAACGGGGACTGTAACTTTGGGAGCTGTGGGAGTGTGTGTGGTTGGACATGAGGACTGCAGGGTGAGCAAAGGGAGAGAAAAGGACAGAAGTGATGAGTGCATGCATGTGAACTAGATCACagagcaagaagaggagaaaaagGTACAAAAAAGCAGCTATTGTTAGGATTTTTGACTCAAATCAGACTTCAGATTAAATGAACACTGCAATGAAATAAAGCTGCTATAAAGTCAAAAAATGGCTGCAAGTAAACTAGAATACTACAGAGAAACAGCCTTTTTCTGACCAAAGCAAGCACGTTTCTTGTTAAAGCATGTTAAATCAACATCAGTAACTCAGCAGTGTCGTTTATTAGTAGCTTGTCAGAATTTCAGCCCTTTATGGGGCAAATCGTCAGCTTTGTCTAACATTGATGCTTCAAAACAATCCTGCATCATCACAGTCGTGCAGCTGTATCGACCTTTTCCCATCAACAAGGGTGGTCTGAGCCGAGGCCTCGTGTGTgtgggcgtgagagggaggtgggCCGTGAGGAGAGGGGGCTGAGGAGAGCCAGGGGCTGATGTCACACTCCGAGTCGTCTGACGAAGAGCCGGACTTCTGGCGGCTACTGCCGAGAAGAGCGGGACAGGTGAAGGGAAAGGGATGGAGCCACACAGAGGAGAGGGAATGCAGTTGTTGGAAAAGAGAAAGAAACATAAGTGGGAGGAATTTAGACAGCACAGAAGAAACCAGTGTACCACAGAATTGAAGATGTTTGGTTTTAATTGCATGCAATTATTTgggaaaaatgaatgaaagtaaGTGAGAAAAGAAAATGCAGTGATGCGTGTATGGGTAGGTCCCGGACATGCAGCATCCGAATCCCCTCACACACCTGAAACCCTGCATCTTCTTGTACCAGGGTCTCCTCTGAGAGCCCAGTTTGATCTTCTGTATGTGGTCGTCTTCCTCAGGAGTCCAAAACTTTGGTAAAAACTTGTTGTAGGACACGCTGCTCACAGGTTGGGGGTTGACCCCTATCTTGCGAGCATAGAGGTCATCTTGCACTGGATCAGCATAGCCCACCTCATCATCGTCCTCCTCAGAGTCATCATCATACATGTCCCTGAACAGGCTGTCCGTGTTCACGGCTCGGTGGTGGTCCACCTTCACAGAACTGTGCATGGGGGACTGAGTTTTCCAGCTTCTGCTGCTCAAGAGAGACAGCCAACAAGTgtcaaaatgattattttaatagCTGAGATGCTCACAAGACACACAGAAAATGAAGCATTTGTGTTGAGCACAACAACCTCAAATCAGATGATGCAAGGATTAGCAAACCAAAGCAAGCGCAAAGAAGAAAGCTGATTTGACGACTCAAATCGCAGAGGCGAATATGGATGCACCGCAGTTCAAATCGCTGAATGAattgaacaaaaaacaaaaaaatcaaagTGGTTGAAGCAATGTTAAGGGCCAAAACGAACAACAATCTCGTTCATGGTTGCAGTAACCATGCAAACCAAGGGTAAGAAGCTCTCATCAGATAAGCAAATCACAAGGCATCGATCCAATCTCTGACCTGTCGAAGGTCATGTTCTGTTGAGGGGCAACTCTGGGAGAGACAGAGACCTTGGACCCAGGTTTAACCCAAGCCACCCCTGCACCTGCCGAGGGACTGATGGGCATGGCGAAGTTGGTGGGAGGAGCCGGGGAGAGGCTGTGGAAGCGTCTGCTCGCCAGATCGTCTAGAACGAGATCAGGATCGGGTCGATCTGCGTCTGAGTCGCTGTCACTTCCACAATCGTAGCCCCACTGGTAGTGAGCTGCTGGAACGGCACTCTGGGTACTGTGACTGTGGCCGAGGCAGCGAGTGGAAATCGTTCCACAGCAAAAACGAAACACAAACACCACGAACCGTTCACAAACAACACAGTGATGAGAGCAGGAATGCAAAAACAGCCACCATGTAAACTTCCGACAAGGAGGAAGAGCCAGAAGTTTTTAATAACATGACAGACTGTTCAGGACTGGTTGGTGTACCTGGTGAGCGGGCCTTCATTCTCTGCGTAACTGAGGGTGGAGAGGCTGCGTCGGCTGTCCTCGCTGCGCTCAGCCCGTTTCTTCCTCAGCGGAGCGGGAACATAGCCTGAAGGTTTGTCCTTTGAAGGCAGGAACTGGTTAAACTGCGTGCTGGCTTTAGGCGTGATGACGAGCGACCGGCGGTAGCTGATGTTGTTTTGGTTGTTAGCCATCTTGAAGATGGAGTCTGCTTTGGTGTCGCTACAACAACCTGGACCAGCAAAGAGGAGAGGAACGCAAATGTTTGTGAGATGGAAAAAGGTGAGAGAGGACAACAGATGCACATGGAAAGAACACAAACacgggtttgtgtgtgtgagactatGGAGAAGTAACCAAGGGGCGCAGGGTGCAGAACAGAGGCCTCTTCATTTACAAGCTGCTGCGGTTGGGTGTGGAATTTCTCACCCGTTACAGACTAAAGGGCTGTCCTCCATAAAACTACACCTCGGGATCACTCCAGCCTTTATTGATTTAGTTTTTCTTGATTTCAGGTTGGAGAAAAATTTCTTTTGACTGATGATTTAATTGCAAAAGCACACCACTAGATGGCAACTTGACTTTCCTTTCCAGGAGGCACAAATACTAGATCAGCTGGATCAAAGATACTCATAAAACACACAGAAGACAGGAGTTAATGTGCTCATGTCTACACGTTCTACCATACCCTCACTGCTGCCTTTCAGAGTGGTGTCGGAGGAGATGCTGTGGGGTCGGGAGCCCACGGAGTCCAAGCTGTCCAGGGAGTCGTCTCTCCTGTGTCCTCCACtttctccacctcctcctctcaGATGGTGAAGCTCCTCTCTCTCTGAGCACCAACTATCCCCAAACCCACTGTCTCTGATGCTGTTGCCCTTCTGGCCGTCTGATTCTTGCAGAGCCTTTCCAGACAGAAACACAGACTAGTCACACATTTAGGTTAGAAGGtactagtttgtgtgtgtgtgtgtgtgtgtgtgtgtgtgtgtgtgtgtgtgtgtgtgtgtgtgtgtgtgtgtgtgtgtgtgtgtgtgtgtgtgaaattggtTTTCTAACCCTTGCAGCCTCTGTTACATTCCTATAAGGGCCATACGAGGTGATGCATGGTGACATTCACTAGGAATACACTCATTATTTTTTCTCCTCTTCAAAAACAAACACCCTGGTGCCATCACACCCTTAATGACTGTTTTCACCATGAGAAAATATCGCCTTTGGACAGACCAGAGAACCTCAGAGCCACCCTGAACAGAATGGCATCAAACAAGCCAAAACGTGTCAGCCacttaaaaaagaaaacaaatctcAGTTCTGTAATCTGCACAATCCCACCAGACAATACAAGTCCACAAATTAAAGCCAACCTAAACCCCGAGCCACTGAACTTGGATTAACGTGGCTCAAACATACAAAATGAGCTCCAACCAACTGCTATTACTGACAATCCCTGAAGTCAGTTCAATTACAGAGGACTGGCACCCAAACCTTtaaatcaacatgaacacaaagcGCCAAGTTCAACACTGGCACATGCTTGGAGGGGGTTCTTCTCTCAAGAAAAGCAGCAGCTATTTTAACACGAGAGCTATGCAGACTGCAGTAAACAAGATTAAAATAGCCGAGTTAGGGATCGGGTCATTTGTGACAACTTATGTTTTGGAGGCCAGCGTGCTGCAGCCCCTCGATCTTTCTGCAGTCCCTCCTCTACACATAATCCACATACCGGGGGGATTCAGAAGCTCGTGTGCATAGAGTGTAAAAGAGGACTTGAATATGTGCCAAAACATATGGATAGGACACCTTAAACAGTAATCACCTTGTACAGCGCTGTGCCCAATAATCCCTCAAACGCCTTCAAATTCAGGTAAGGCCCATTATAGAGACGATCAAACTGAGCCCGTCTACCAAGCCAGAAAATGGTGATTAAAACCTGGAAATGAAACAGGGAACAGTTTAATAAACACAATTCAACAAGAAAATTATTTACACAGAAGCACACATTAAAATGGTAGAATCATCCCTTGATCCTGAGTGACCTGCTGCACCAAAAGCAAGCAACGGCTATGATATTGGAAATCTGCTGGATCAGCCTTATCTAGAAAACACAGCTGCTGTGTCTGCACGCATCAACAGGTGGGACAGGTACTGTAAATATAATGTACCAAAGCAAAgaataaacaattaaataaataaataaaaggtttgagCTCTGCTTTAATGCAAACAAAAAGTGTATCTTTTTTAgcctaaataaacaaacacaggaGTTTAGATTTGAATATTTTAGTGATTCTTTTTCTAGACGACTTCTAGTAAACTCACAAAACACTCACATTTTTCAGCCTCCTGTTGGTCTCCTGATGCCTGCGAGGAAAAGATGAGAAAATCAGTGTTTGAGTATGAGAGAAAACAACCAAACAGGAACAGAGGGTGTTGTTGGTGGAGCTTTATGTGTGGGACAG
This sequence is a window from Nothobranchius furzeri strain GRZ-AD chromosome 14, NfurGRZ-RIMD1, whole genome shotgun sequence. Protein-coding genes within it:
- the lmo7a gene encoding LIM domain only protein 7 isoform X22; this translates as MEWREQSSVSCEEAYFEAQRWIEAVTEQKFGNNDFRSALENGIRLCELINKIKPGTIRRVNRLPTPIAGLDNLNVFLKACGKLGLKEAQLFHPGDLQDLSTRVTVKHQETNRRLKNVLITIFWLGRRAQFDRLYNGPYLNLKAFEGLLGTALYKALQESDGQKGNSIRDSGFGDSWCSEREELHHLRGGGGESGGHRRDDSLDSLDSVGSRPHSISSDTTLKGSSEGCCSDTKADSIFKMANNQNNISYRRSLVITPKASTQFNQFLPSKDKPSGYVPAPLRKKRAERSEDSRRSLSTLSYAENEGPLTSRQKSGSSSDDSECDISPWLSSAPSPHGPPPSHAHTHEASAQTTLVDGKRELQTQESMDGSKSTSDILEDAPVLHQNRFEELQKYREQIKRSEDRWQDDLSKWKNRRRSVNSDIVKKKEEREKIEQITYGADRGSKSFKDVQEERENKGRSSIGSRLGSLSFLGDSEEVFDAPVVSLFTRNRLPRSSTIDTPYHSSEYSRRAEEPPPASLPTLRAASPPTAQEAEAVDSPAASSPTIITPINHISVTKSSPPADAPEHKSQAKEHAIKTEEATSVVSSSSSTQEEPEPEPLLLGAQTKVEAPSSGSLQKKPPQFSSMEPKPPGVSQVSASLPRSYQISNGARLTSVVTPRPFGSQSSRIASLPRAYTVDDTSKRVNGNVDVSKKASVPSRYQQFMTSEDEALSSSAHSSEEEEEEEKTKSESSTSNPSVSSASSDVKTEAPVSSAPAKETSKKNFCDMRISLNQKPNSSRDFGFHAAWDSTGARVTSIQPGSPAEMCQLQVGDEVLMVNGHKVAEMSYTAWKSCMEEALQEGSLVMDVRRHGQNNWDRDQPSLPFKSHKTINLTSTDHPILLGTPETKTVSSSLDFTSLSFTETGPAKDAPTPLLVDVASNRVNGNLQEESVTMRNKESEPMSLKNLKRRSEFFEQGDSGSSVSALVFLCGKRGYVRSDLLTSGGSESTVPDIPVPVITPSSSRWSWDPEEERRRQEKWQKEQERLLQEKYRRDQEKLQEEWLKAQQEISTSVGQQEQPGSLQVNSHSIRPRSPPSSAHRPTPLWEEEEQKGKLEEERQRQEQERRKREEEERELQRLQEERRRKEMQEEEERMRKEEEELRWQRRREEEREEERRRQEAVEQQRRARFLEQQWSGTSHGFDSVQHPLSFTDRARSQSSPQLDEEDKPQQGGAHEQPEGATQWLQREKLRIARDRQAQSLRIVMEWEMRNESKRAVTGAGVTEKKAQLPSSQAEADRQQILNEMKKKTPLLTDGSWIRQRSASTVNSKDSDVPPMRRGESLDNLDASSNSWHSSSRTPRSSSFAQNYSRPQSALYSNTSFYTGGSGAPRPVSSTLPSSHSTGSLRGWTGTNSSPWSQPSPSLSTPPPITSPDPISEAGAPQQQSRSVSGKKICTFCDTPLGKGAAMIIESLGLCYHLGCFKCIDCKCDLGGSKAGAEVRIRNKQLYCNSCYVRFKSGQPTSI